In one Catenulispora sp. EB89 genomic region, the following are encoded:
- a CDS encoding SigE family RNA polymerase sigma factor, whose product MALTEHEEQAFWQFVASRRQQLVRTAYLLAGDHGHAEDFVQDALIRVHRNWRRIERVDQPEAYVRRIIVNLANSWWRRALRHRTHVEWQPPDRPDEYDGHAAVDREDELWRALATLPPGMRAVIVLRYYEELTEAETAALLGRSIGTVKSQASRGLVRMREALSEARAEVATR is encoded by the coding sequence ATGGCGCTCACCGAGCATGAGGAGCAGGCGTTCTGGCAGTTCGTGGCCAGCCGCAGGCAGCAGCTGGTGCGGACCGCGTATCTGCTCGCCGGCGACCACGGGCATGCCGAGGACTTCGTTCAGGACGCGTTGATCCGGGTCCATCGCAACTGGCGCCGCATCGAGCGGGTCGACCAGCCCGAGGCCTACGTCCGCAGGATCATCGTCAATCTGGCGAACTCCTGGTGGCGGCGGGCGCTGCGGCACCGGACGCACGTCGAGTGGCAGCCGCCGGACCGCCCCGACGAGTACGACGGCCACGCCGCCGTGGACCGGGAGGACGAGCTGTGGCGCGCGCTGGCCACGCTGCCGCCGGGCATGCGCGCCGTGATCGTCCTGCGCTACTACGAGGAACTCACCGAGGCCGAGACCGCCGCGCTGCTGGGCCGGTCGATCGGCACCGTCAAGAGCCAGGCCTCCCGCGGGCTGGTCCGGATGCGCGAAGCGCTGTCCGAGGCCCGCGCCGAGGTCGCGACCCGATGA